From bacterium:
ATCCGGTCGCCGAGCACTGTTTCCAGCGCCTCTCCCATCCGCGCGGACGCTTTACCGCCGCCGATGACATACACCTTCGTGTAACGGTCGGAAGGATACCGCTCACCTGCTACAACGATTGAGCAGTCCTCGACCCGGACTGCGTTCTGTACTCCGCGGAACGGGTCTGCGGCTCTGACCGCTTCAGAGAAAATATCGAGGGCCGCCGATTTTAAATCCACTGACTGCCTTTGCATGCGCTATCGAGGTAACCGACGAAATTTCTATTACGGATTTTCGTGCTTTTTCTCACTCTGTCCCTTTGTCTCTTTGTCCCTCTGCCCCTGTTTTTCAAACCTTCAGGTCAACCGAGATATGGGCGCTCATCTTTTCCGATTCAAGGACAGGATCGACCTCGCCCGCAATAAAATCGTCCACCTGCTGCGGAGCTCTTCCAACATAGAGCCCGGGCTCCATGAGAGCCTCGAGGTCGTTATCGCCGAGATTAAACAGGCCGGAATTCCTGATCCGCGAGAGAAGATCATTGTTCGTGCCCTCTGTCTTGATACGGTTTCCGGCTTCCTGGGCAAGCCGTCTGAGCTCTTCATGGAGCGCCTGACGGTCTCCGCCGCGTTTTACCGCCTCCATGAGGATATTTTCTGTGGCGATAAACGGGAGTTCCTCCATGATTCGTTTCCGTATGACAGCAGGATAAACCACCAGTCCGGTGGTTACATTGATCGCAATCCGCAGGACGGCGTCGGTTCCGAGAAACATCTGCGGAACGGAAAGCCGCTTGTTTGCCGAATCATCGAGCGTCCGCTCGAACCACTGCGTCGCCGCGGTGAAAGCCGGGCTCGATTCGAGCGACATGACAAAACGGGCAATGGATGCGATACGCTCGGAACGCATTGGATTCCGCTTGTAGGGCATCGCGGACGAGCCGACCTGTGACGATTCGAAGGGCTCTTCGATCTCGCGGAGATGTGCAAGAAGCCGCAGGTCATTGGACATTTTGGTGAGAGACTGGCATATCGCCGACAGAAGCGATGCGATACGGGCATCCACTTTCCGCGTGTAGGTCTGGCCAGTGATGGTGAAAACCCTGGAGAAGCCGAACGCTTCGCTCACCATTTCGTCGAGTTTTCTGACCTTCTCGTGATCGCCATCGAAGAGGCTCAGAAACGAAGCCTGTGTGCCGGTCGTGCCCTTGACACCTCTGAAACGGAGCGTTGACATGACATGGAGGAGATCATGATAATCGAGCACGATATCCTGAAGCCAGAGGCAGGCACGTTTGCCGACCGTCGTAAGCTGCGCCGGCTGAAAATGGGTGAAACCGAGTGTCGGCATATCACGATACCGCAGGGCGAAATCACGAAGATTTCTCATCACGCTGACAAGCTCGCCGCGTATAATCCCGAGCGCGTCACGCATCTGGATCAGATCGGTATTATCGCCGACAAACGCGGAAGTGGCGCCGAGATGAATAATGGGTTTCGCAGTGGGACACACCTCGCCGAATGCATGAATATGCGCCATGACATCATGCCTGAAACGTTTTTCGTATTCTCCGGCCGCATCGAAATTCAGATCGTCGATATGTGCTTCCATTTCCCCGATCTGAGTATCGGTGACAGGAAGGCCGAGTTCTTTCTGAGCCCGGGCGAGCTCGCACCAGAGCCGTCGCCATGTCGTGAATTTCATCCTGTCGGAAAAAACGTACTTCATCTCGGAAGAGGCGTAGCGGGTCACAAGGGGATTTTCATATACATCGCGTGGGTCGGCATCCATCAGAATAACCTGACCTTGAATTGCATGTCTTTCGTGTATTTACCGGGATTGCGTTTGAAATCCGTCACGAACGAGTCGATATTGGCGTTGGTCCGCCGCAGTTCTTCGTACAGATCATCGGACTTTATAAAACGGGCAAGCGAACCTTCGTCCGATTCGAAGTATGTCGAAACCGTGTCAATCACTGCCGCCAGCGTATTCAAGTTATCGAGAGTTTTGTTAATTTTTACGGCTGTATTTTGAAAACTGTCGAGCGCTTCCGTAAGTTTTGCATCGTTTTTATTGAGGAATGTCCGCATATCGTTCGATACATCGTTCAGGTTATTGATCGTCTGATTGAGCGGCTTTTTATTTTCACGGCCTACCTCCTCGTAAACGAGGAAAACCTGCTGCATCCGATCGAGCGTCTCCTGAAATGCCCGGCTCAGCTGTACGATATCGAGGTCTTTATCAAACTTGTCTTCGAGAAGGCTCAGTTTGCGCATCACGTCATTGGCGGAGTCGGTAAGCTCGGTCATGCTCACGGCATCCGTGCCTATGTATACTTTACCGGGAACGAGCGGCTTGTCCGATGTTCCGGGAGTAATAACAAGCATTTTATCACCCATCAGACCGACATCTTTAATCTCGAAAATACTGTCATCGGTCAGGTCCACCCGTTTAGTGATGAAGAGCTGAATTTCAGCCTTCATGTCTTTGGAAAGAGCGATACCGCTTACTTCCCCGATTTTAATACCGGACATTACAATGGGATCGCCGCCGGAAATGCCTTTACCGTTTGTAAAAACAACCGAAAAACGGAGTTTGGGAGTCGCCGGATTGAATTCCTTGACCCAGAGAACACCGCCAACAAGCATTAATAGCGCAATGATCGTCGTGATTCCGACCTTGATTTTAGTAGAATAAGATGATCCCATACCTGTATCCAGTGTTTAAAGTCGAGCCATGACATCCACATTTTCATGATCGGGAAGATCCCTGAAATCGAGATCGACCCCCTCATCCCTCAGCGCCTTGAGATAAAATTCATCGACCTCGTCAACAAAAATATAATCGATGACTTCTCTTTTCCCCCTCGATGAATGCATACCACCGACATTGAGCTTCGAAATCTTCGCTCCATTTTTAACAGCGTGGTAAGCATCGTGCGGAGACTCGAAAAGTACATACGAGGATCGTGCATCATTATTCAGTTCATTGATAACCTTTGGGGCGTCTGCCACCGTGACAATCCTGCCGGTTATGCAGTATGGCAGGGATGCAAGACAGAGTTCGCATTCCCATTCCGAACCGCAAACTTTATCCGATACGACAAGAATCATCTCGGGAGCAAGTGTTTTTCCCCATCCTTCGGTAACCTGACCATGAATAAGCCTGTCATCAACACGGGCCAAAACGACGGGCATAAATCCTCCGCATACTATTCATAATAATACAAAATTTTACTTCACAATGCAACTTATTCGCTTTGAATTGCACGTTTTCCGTCATTTTCCAGCATAACGGGCAGCTCATCGAGCGTGGTACTGTTCCGTTTATGTATGAATGAGAGAAGCATGGGTAAATTGAAACCCGTTACAATACGGGCATTCTGAGCTTTCGCCATTTTTGCAGCCCGCCAGCACGATCCGCCGTAAACATCGACAAAAACCACAATACCCTCGTCACAGTTCCGTTCACATGCCTTCCTCACATGATCAGCCAGCTCATCAGTCGATAAGCCATCGTTCGAAATCGAGGAAATATCCGCGATTGAACCAGAAATGGATTCAATGGCATGGAGAACAGCCTTTCCGAAATCACGATGTCCTACAATCAAACCCTTAATCATTGCTCAATTCTTTTTTTTCATTCTCTTTTATTTTTTCGAGCTGACGGTTCGCGAGCTCTTTTGCCGCATTATATCCCCTCATTTTCAGGAGGTGATTGAGCGCAATCGATTCAACGATGACAGCAATGTATTTCCCGGGATAAATCGGTATTTCAACTTTGGGAATATCGATATCGAGAATAGTGGTGATATTCTCATCAAGCCCCGTTCTGTTCATCGTTTTCGTTTCATCCCAGTCGACAAGCTGTACCTCGACTTCAATCCTTTTCTGAATCCGTGTTGCCCGTATGCCGAACATCTGCTGAACATCGACAATACCGACACCGCGGATTTCAATGAGCGACCGGGTCAGCTCGTTTCCGGTCCCCACGATTATTCCGCGTGATTTTCTGACAATATTAACGATGTCATCCGCCACAAGCCTGTGACCCCGTTCGATAAGGTCGAGGGCAACTTCGCTCTTCCCTATTCCGGGTCTCCCCGTGAAAAGCAGTCCCATGCCGTACACATCGACCAGGGTACTGTGAAGAGCGACAGAAGGAGCAAAAATATCCTCGATATAGTAACTGAAAAGATGAACGAACTGTGTCGTTGACAGAGCGGAAAGCAGCAGAGGAATCCTTTGGCGCTCACAAAGGGAGGCGATTTCGGAAAATGGCCTCCGTCCGTTGGTAAACAATATACAGGGAAGATCAAACTGACAGATGATTTCAAAGGCATCGAGCTGGCTTTCGGGGGGTATCGTATTGAGATACAACAGTTCGGTATTGCCGATAAGCTGAATCCTGTTATAGGTAAAAAGATCGATAAAACCAGTCAAAGCCAGACCCGGGCGGTTAAGCTCAGGTGTAACGATGACGTTATCAAGACCCGATTCGCCCGCAATAAGGGTAAGCGCGAGGCGGTCTTTATTCTGCTCGAAAAAATCACCAACACTAATGGTCTTCACCATAGAACCCCACAATTACTCAGTAATATCCGGTTCGGTTATATCTTCAACCGGAGGAAGCGCATGCGAACCGGGCGCCCGGTGATCAACCACTTTGCTCTTCAGTTTCTGTAACTGACGTTTCGCTTTATCAACAGCGGTGTCAAACGCTTTATTCTGGTTGAAATCTTCATGCGCCGCCGTTATGGTCAGGCCGGGCACACGGATGGAAACTTCCACCTTTATCGATGAATTCTTTTTGTCAATGGTAACGTCGCTATCTATGATATGGGAATGAAATCTTGAAAGCTTAAGAATCTGGTCCGTTATGGAATCTTTGAAATTCTGATCGCATTCTTCATGTCTGCATGTAATAGTAACATCGAAATCATAGGTTTTAACCATAATCATCTCCACTTCCGTTTGCCGTGCGGTTTTTTAACAAATTTTACACCCGATATATAACGACGATCTCATATTCAATTTCAGCAAAAACAGGTAATCAGCAAAATTCTTCCACCGAAAGAATTCTACAAGGGAATCATCAGTATCGTCAGCATGATTATATGGGATTGTATCAGAGATCTGTCCCGGCGCGACAGTACAAGAATTCTCCTGTCTGTCAGCCCGGAACGGCATTTCGTGCTTTGACTTGGTAAATAGCATAAAAGGTGAAAAAAGGCTCGTAAAGTCAGGGATATATACCTCTTCTGCAGGTTTTCAGACATCATTCGCACTGTGGTTCTTTACAGCGTTTACCGTATTCTCGAGCTCTGCTGCCTCTATGCCTTTCGCAACCGGGGCATATTCACATACAGTAACAAAACTGAAACTCAACTCATATAAAAATAACAAAAAAAGCTAATATAATCAACAGATTTTTCCTGCTATCGATGCGGGGTGACACAGTCACGTAATTTCCGCCGTAAGATCCGCGATTATTTCATCCGACACAAGGGCGCCTCTCGTTGTGAACCGTATACGGTCGCTGCCTGATTCTTCAAGAAATCCCGCCGCAACGAACTCATGTATTTTTTTCCTGAATATCGGCGTCCTGTCATGCAATGCGGATATCACCGCTCCCGGCGATATGCCATCACGTGTCCGTAGGCCAAGCATCACCGATTCGAGCATCCGTTTTTCTTCGTCGAGCTCTTCAGCTCCCGCCCCAGGGTCTTCCATGGATAAACACCGTTCGCAGTATGTCCCGGGATCCGTCATATTCCACCACCGCATAGAACCGTCAAACGAATGCGCGGATGCCCCGACTCCGAGATACGGCGAAAAATCCCAGTATCCGCGATTGTGGAGGCATTCAAAACCGGGAAGCGAAAAGTTCGATATCTCGTATCGATTAAAACCTTGACGCTCAAACAGATCAACCATTTTACAATACATTTCCGCTGTTGCTGCAGACCCCGGTATTCTGATTTTACGCGACCGCATCCTTTTAAAATACGGAGTATCCTCTTCCAGACTCAGGCTGTAACAGGATATATGGTGCGGCTGAAGCTCCACGGCACTGTTCAGCGTTTCTTTCCACCGCGCCATCGTCTGGCCCGGAACCCCGAACATAAGATCGACCGAGATATTCGCGAAGCCTGCCTGACGGGCCATATGAACGGCATCACGGGCCTGCTGCGCCGAGTGAATACGGCCGAGAGCGGCAAGGATACCATCATCGAAAGACTGTACCCCGATACTGATGCGATTCACACCAAGCTCAAGGATTCCGTCAAGCCATTGACGGTCGAGCGATTCCGGATTGGCTTCAATGGTGCATTCCACGGCCTGAAGCGGCAGAAAACGCTCCATAATCGTCCTGATGCAGGAAACCGGCACGATGGACGGGGTTCCTCCGCCGATATATACCGTACGCGGCAGCCCGTCGAATACTCCCGTACACCGCATCGTCAACTCGCGAGCAACAGCCTCCGCATACGGCTTTACCAGGGACCCGGCATCGACGATGCTGGTAAAACCGCAGTACGGGCATTTACTCCTGCAGAAGGGAATATGAATGTAGAGACCGTACGCCATCGGACATGATCACCCGGAGGTTACACTGCGTCAGAAGTTATTATAGCTTTCAGGAATAGATGCCAAAACATGTTCGGCATGACATCATTCGATGTCACCGTTCATTCGCCGGAGCACTGTTTGATGGCGGAATTTAT
This genomic window contains:
- the hemW gene encoding radical SAM family heme chaperone HemW; protein product: MAYGLYIHIPFCRSKCPYCGFTSIVDAGSLVKPYAEAVARELTMRCTGVFDGLPRTVYIGGGTPSIVPVSCIRTIMERFLPLQAVECTIEANPESLDRQWLDGILELGVNRISIGVQSFDDGILAALGRIHSAQQARDAVHMARQAGFANISVDLMFGVPGQTMARWKETLNSAVELQPHHISCYSLSLEEDTPYFKRMRSRKIRIPGSAATAEMYCKMVDLFERQGFNRYEISNFSLPGFECLHNRGYWDFSPYLGVGASAHSFDGSMRWWNMTDPGTYCERCLSMEDPGAGAEELDEEKRMLESVMLGLRTRDGISPGAVISALHDRTPIFRKKIHEFVAAGFLEESGSDRIRFTTRGALVSDEIIADLTAEIT
- a CDS encoding MlaD family protein, with protein sequence MGSSYSTKIKVGITTIIALLMLVGGVLWVKEFNPATPKLRFSVVFTNGKGISGGDPIVMSGIKIGEVSGIALSKDMKAEIQLFITKRVDLTDDSIFEIKDVGLMGDKMLVITPGTSDKPLVPGKVYIGTDAVSMTELTDSANDVMRKLSLLEDKFDKDLDIVQLSRAFQETLDRMQQVFLVYEEVGRENKKPLNQTINNLNDVSNDMRTFLNKNDAKLTEALDSFQNTAVKINKTLDNLNTLAAVIDTVSTYFESDEGSLARFIKSDDLYEELRRTNANIDSFVTDFKRNPGKYTKDMQFKVRLF
- the hprK gene encoding HPr(Ser) kinase/phosphatase; amino-acid sequence: MVKTISVGDFFEQNKDRLALTLIAGESGLDNVIVTPELNRPGLALTGFIDLFTYNRIQLIGNTELLYLNTIPPESQLDAFEIICQFDLPCILFTNGRRPFSEIASLCERQRIPLLLSALSTTQFVHLFSYYIEDIFAPSVALHSTLVDVYGMGLLFTGRPGIGKSEVALDLIERGHRLVADDIVNIVRKSRGIIVGTGNELTRSLIEIRGVGIVDVQQMFGIRATRIQKRIEVEVQLVDWDETKTMNRTGLDENITTILDIDIPKVEIPIYPGKYIAVIVESIALNHLLKMRGYNAAKELANRQLEKIKENEKKELSND
- a CDS encoding PTS sugar transporter subunit IIB; translated protein: MPVVLARVDDRLIHGQVTEGWGKTLAPEMILVVSDKVCGSEWECELCLASLPYCITGRIVTVADAPKVINELNNDARSSYVLFESPHDAYHAVKNGAKISKLNVGGMHSSRGKREVIDYIFVDEVDEFYLKALRDEGVDLDFRDLPDHENVDVMARL
- the purB gene encoding adenylosuccinate lyase, whose amino-acid sequence is MDADPRDVYENPLVTRYASSEMKYVFSDRMKFTTWRRLWCELARAQKELGLPVTDTQIGEMEAHIDDLNFDAAGEYEKRFRHDVMAHIHAFGEVCPTAKPIIHLGATSAFVGDNTDLIQMRDALGIIRGELVSVMRNLRDFALRYRDMPTLGFTHFQPAQLTTVGKRACLWLQDIVLDYHDLLHVMSTLRFRGVKGTTGTQASFLSLFDGDHEKVRKLDEMVSEAFGFSRVFTITGQTYTRKVDARIASLLSAICQSLTKMSNDLRLLAHLREIEEPFESSQVGSSAMPYKRNPMRSERIASIARFVMSLESSPAFTAATQWFERTLDDSANKRLSVPQMFLGTDAVLRIAINVTTGLVVYPAVIRKRIMEELPFIATENILMEAVKRGGDRQALHEELRRLAQEAGNRIKTEGTNNDLLSRIRNSGLFNLGDNDLEALMEPGLYVGRAPQQVDDFIAGEVDPVLESEKMSAHISVDLKV
- the raiA gene encoding ribosome-associated translation inhibitor RaiA, yielding MVKTYDFDVTITCRHEECDQNFKDSITDQILKLSRFHSHIIDSDVTIDKKNSSIKVEVSIRVPGLTITAAHEDFNQNKAFDTAVDKAKRQLQKLKSKVVDHRAPGSHALPPVEDITEPDITE